The genomic region CAATCGGCTAACCGGACTTGAGTAACCCGAACATACGCCCCACGGTCCTCCGCGTCAAGCTGAGCCGTGGCTGCCGCGCCGGGCGTCGTCGAAGCGTGTTGACCGGTCCGCGACGCTGTCCCGCCGCCCCATGAGCCGGGCGGGATGCCTGTGCCCACTCCGATCGGGGTATCATGCGCTCGCCCCTCGGAGGCTCCATGAGAACCCGCCTGCTTCTCGTCGCGCTCGCCATACTCGTCCTCGCCGGAGGTCCCGCCGGCCAGCCGGTGTTCACCGGGCTCGAGATCTTCCCGCCCGAGGAGTTCGCCGCACGGCGCACGCGCGTCATGGATCGCATCGGCGACGCGGTCGCGGTCCTGCAGGGCACCAGCGAACGCCCGGGCGAGCAGCCGCTGCGCCAGGCCAATCAGTTCTTCTATCTCACCGGTGTCGTCGAGCCGCGCGCGCTGCTCGTCATCGACGGCCACGCGAAACGGTCCACGCTCTTCCTCCTCCCGAAGAACGATCGCCGCGAGCGCAGCATGTTCGGCGTCGGCCTCGGACCCGGTCCGGACGCGGCACGCGCCACCGGCATCGAGTCCGTCCTTGCCCGCGACGCGTTCGCTGCCGCGATCGCTGAGGTCGGCCAGGACGGACGACGGATTGTGACGCCGTTCAGGCCGGAGGTGCTGGGTGAGGCGTCGTCTTCCGACCCTGCCGCGCTGTGGCGCGCCACGGCGAACGACCCATGGGACGGGCGCATGTCGCGCGAGCAGGCGTTCATCGCGAAGCTGAAGGCGGCCGCGCCGCGCTCCGAGATGACCGACCTCGACCCCATCCTCGACGCGATGCGCGTCGTCAAGAGCCCGCGCGAAATTGCCGTGCTGCGTCAATCGGGCCGGATTGCCGGACTTGGCGTCATCGAGGCGATGCGCGAGGCGAGCCCCGGGCTCTACGAATACGAACTCCAGGCTG from Vicinamibacterales bacterium harbors:
- a CDS encoding Xaa-Pro peptidase family protein, with product MRTRLLLVALAILVLAGGPAGQPVFTGLEIFPPEEFAARRTRVMDRIGDAVAVLQGTSERPGEQPLRQANQFFYLTGVVEPRALLVIDGHAKRSTLFLLPKNDRRERSMFGVGLGPGPDAARATGIESVLARDAFAAAIAEVGQDGRRIVTPFRPEVLGEASSSDPAALWRATANDPWDGRMSREQAFIAKLKAAAPRSEMTDLDPILDAMRVVKSPREIAVLRQSGRIAGLGVIEAMREASPGLYEYELQAAADFVFKKHGAYGPSYFGLIATGPNTYYSHYHKGTARLAEGDLVQMDYGADYKYYQSDITRVFPANGRFTPRQREYYSICLELYRAMMTSIRVHAAPAAILRDAVVKMDRILSTFAFADPKIKAAAVDYVERFRKSSATSLGHAIGMEVHDVGGPAQFATLEPGQLFCIEPAMRLEDEHLGIRIEDTILMTETGYESLTGFVPIEIADIEKTMKKTGPGKGKSLPE